A region of the Melanotaenia boesemani isolate fMelBoe1 chromosome 6, fMelBoe1.pri, whole genome shotgun sequence genome:
CCAGGTCATATTACTTAGCCCTTCTTTAAACCCTCCTTATAAACATCTGGAGTACTTTTGGACCTGCGTCTGTGACTGAAGGAACATTAAACAAAGTTAGATATCTCCATGTGGGTTCTTTGTGTTCTAGTCAACAATGAAATTTTCCTTACTCAAGCCACATGTAATAATACCTTTTACAAATTCTTTAGCTATGGaacctttattatttatttttacatgaattCTTAGCTTTTTGGAAAATACAGATGCTGATCTAATTCTTTCagccacaaaaacaaagaatcaAAAGTCTTAAGGTCAAGGGGTTTATGGACACATCAGTTACCACAAATATCAATAGATATCACTTTGAGGTGTTACATCCTTATATCCCACTCTTCTCCCCCACCTTTTCTCTCCCACTGTGCCCACTTATTCCACCTAAAtccctttttgttctttttttcactcCATCTGTCCTTTCAGCTTCAGCGCATCTTATCCTGCTTCCTCCCATCCTTTCATCtctctcttcctttcttttaatcACACTGATGTTGCAGTGTCACTTTGTCAGCTGTTCTTTGTTGTCTTCTGTCTATACCATtacatcacatttatttttacctccTGTTTAAAGCTGGCCCCACTCTGTCAACTACACCAGTGGCAGCAGTTGTACCATCTGTCCTGTTTATCTAATTTCCACGTGCCGTGtccctctctcttcttcttcttgtccttGCTCCCGATTCTGTCTCTGTCTGGTGTCCCCCATCTTTCCCTTATCTTCTGTGTGGCCATGCTGGAGCATATGTCCCGCCGCTCTCGTTCCCTGCTCTCCCTGACCTTAACCACTCTGGCTCTGACCCTCTCCATCCTGGCACTCTGCACCTCCTACTGGTGCGAGGGCACACACAAGGTGGTCAAGCCTCTCTGCCTGTCGCCTGTCAAAATGAAGAACTGTGGTCAGAACAACAGCGAGCCTTACACCACAGGTATGAAAGTGTTGcacattaaaagctgttttgtgCAGTTTTTGTGCTTCAtactgatttgttttaatgttcatTTAAGTACACCACAGCTTAGATTGCTTTGTAACCCACCCTTGGACACACATTTATATCTTCTTTTTAGTTAAACCTCTTCCAGGATGTGAGCAGCCCTTCATATTTGGGTTTTGTGCACAGAAAGTTTACAAAGCTTCAGTTACCTGGACTGCATGACATTTTTTGAGTgaaaaaatttaaactaaagTTCTTAAAACTGACACCGTTTTCACTTGCACCAGTGAATAGGGATGCAACAAGTAGGAATAGCCTACCTGAATATATATGATACTAAATCATGTAAGGATTATGAGGAtcattctttattaaaataaaaattccacaatGCTCAAATACTCTGTtctaaaataaagaacaacatGATTTGAGtgataaacacaaaaaagtccTTTCCACTTGCAGGTAGTGATAGTGCTCCTCAGGATACAGTGCAGCTTACTCCTTTTTGATGAAATTTGGCACAGTGTGCAGAGTGGTCATGATTTCTGGAACCACTCTTCCTCTTCAGGAGGTATCATGGTTTCTTACCTTCATGTTTTGCCTCTTTACCTTTACATCTTGTCTGAGTGGGGCAGCAAAGACCAAATTAGCCTTTGCTTGTAAATAGAGTCCAACCATCTTGAGCCAGTCTCAGCTGTGATAGCTATCTCCCCCAAACCCATCTTCTGTAAGAAATAGCACACTGATGTTGTTGGAAACCATGGCAGCCAGCTTCATTAGGACATGGAGTTGTATGCCATCCATTGATGAGGCCCTCATCTGTCAGATCCTGGTACTTGACTTTCTTTTGTCGGTGAGAGATGGCTAGCCTGTCCACCCAAAGCAATGTGTGCTGCTAAGATGGATTTTGTGTTTGAAGAGAGGAGTACTGTGTCTGGTTAAGGAGATGTTGCAGCCACCTATTCTGGAAAGACAAGTCACTTCTTCAAGTCAGCTTGCGTCAACCAGTTAGAAGTTTATGTAACACAGAAGGCAGGTTATTGGCAACTTTTCTTTGTTGAAGGACACTTAACACCTTTTCTTACAAATGTCTGGCTTGAAATGATTggcctttttcattttttattttcataattattCAGATTTAGCCAACTATGCCAGCATATCGCATCACAATACAATTTGTTAACTGCTAGGagtatttaaaatgtaagaactTAATGTGGTAAGATCACCTCCTTTGAAATGTATTAATAAGAAACATATAGAtgtttaaaaaagggaaaaattcaAGCAATGTTTATGTTTCCTAAAAATGTGCATATATGATTGAATGTATAAGGAACTGGAGGTTGTTAGAACATTTAGATGTCCGACGGCAAAAAGCACAATACAAAAACCCTCCGGCTCTGagctaagaaaacataaaaccacaTTGGGCAAAAAATTAAGTACTGTAAAGTGAGAATTGTTCCCTGGTGACTATTCAAACTTTTCGTTGCAACATGTTCACAGGCATGTCACGTTTTGTCCTTGACAGCTTCGTTTTCACTCAGTCCACAGTCCTGATGTTTTCTTGGCATCAGGCTGTTGTAGCAGTCGAGATAATTTGAATGTTGAAATATTGTTACTGACAGGGCGCCACCCATCACTGCTACAGGTAACAGTTCTACATGCAGATGCTGTGCAGCACAAACGTTACAGTTCTCCTTTATAAAACCACGACCAAACCtaaaacttccagctgtgtAATTGATGACCTCATTATGCAGTtagtaataattaataattaggGGGAGGGGGGGATAAACCTCTTCTTTTGAGAGTTAAGAATTTATCTAATAACTGAGGTGATGCAATATGAGTACATTCAGCAGAATATTATATCATGGGTGTGATTAGTGTTTGTGTACATCCTGTTTCTCTCAGTTCTCTAAATTGAAGTCCTCTGATGCTGATGTCTTTAACATTCTTACATTGAAGGCTGAATCTGATTACACAAGTGATAAATTTCATGATCTTTACACTCTCTAAAGTACTAGCAATACCTGAAAGTAATCTGACTGGATAAATCAGCAGATTTATCCCCTCCCCACCCCCAGAAAGTGAttgttcttgtcatttaatCTCTTTTTGTTAGAACTTCAGTCCCTGCATTGGACTTAATTATAGTTTAGTATTAATCTGTGGGGTGTGATGGCAGCTCCCACAGGTTTATTCACTCCTGGAGAAGATGTTATCATTGAGTGCTTTCATATCTGTGTATTATGCTTAATCCACAATGAGATTATTTTGATCACTACTTTGAGAGCTTGTACAGAAAAATCTTCCTTCACTGATACACAGTGCCAAAAGCCCGATTTATGAAACACACGTGGCATAACAAGGGGATACTGACAGAGCCGCATGTGACTGCAGTATGTAACATGCCACAGCTGAAAGGTGAAGTGGGTGTACTTTGCAGTGTTTTCCTTCCTCTATCCTTAGCACACAACTGGATTTTCCCTTATTTTCAATGAACACCTCTTTATTTGCCAACTTTTTGACAGTGAAAAATGACCATGCTTCCACATTTTTGTGCATCTTCTTGCCACAACATGCctttactgtgtttttaaattccctCCCAGAGTGAATTAGCCATCGATCAATTGTTTCTCATttctcataaataaaaaaattaatgcttTGGTTTACTTACCAAAAATCAGGTGCAAATATGAGCCATCAAAATATTTCTCTCACTTTCTTTCTCCTGTGTCTTCATGTACAGAGAGTCCCACTCAGAACCCTTTCAACCGCACTCTGTCTCCAGCCAGGAGAGAAGAGCTGGCCAAGATCAGACAAAGGCAGCTGGCCAATGCAGTTCACTACATCTGGGAGACAGGGGAAGACAAGTTTGCCTTCAGATACTTCCACACTGGCTTCTGGGAAAGCTGTGAGAAACAGAATGATGGTGAGACTAAGAAACACATTTGGAACTGTTACCAATAATAAAGTcacataaaaaggaaagtacAGCTTCTTTgtattctactttttttttttattttatttatttttttaacaaataaagtattaaaaaaaaatcctttccaGATCTCCAGAtcttgaaaatatataaatacaacctcagatgaacaacaatACATCATATGTGgaattatttctttaacaaaaactaaaacagaatgTAGAAGCAGtgcctgaaaaaagaaaacaccattACCTCCTATCTGCTGCCATATGAAATATAAAGATAAGCTGTTAATTGATCATCAGCAAGTAAAAGCACCGTAATAAAAGCAGAGTTGACCAGAACGCCTATGTTCCATCAGGGGGCTATCAGGGGATAGTCTTGTTTTCCTAGTTTCAGCTCTGACAGTTTTGTGTGAAACAATTCATAATTCAATTTTACGATTCAAGTTAAAGCTGTGAAAGGTGATTCTCTATATTTTGAATCATAAGTAAATGGTGTAGACATTGGAATAGAATATGTCCTCTTAAACATGACTGTAGCTCATCTTTAAGAAATATTTGGCTTCTCACTTTTACAAAATCCTATGTATTTTGTAAAAGTGAGAAGCATATGTATTACAAAATCACatgtattacatttttattttcaaaattttgCTTATATCTTTGCATGCTGTTGGCAGGGGAGGTATGTCGAAGTTTCATAGACTTAACTCCAGGGGAGACACAAGGTAAGCTTGGTACTTATTAGCAGTCGCCATCTCTGAGATCCACATATAATGATTAACTGAAGGGTGTACACTACTACTTTATAATACTGTAAACATGCCTTTGCATCTGTTGCAGGCGTGCTTTGGCTGTCAGTTATTTCAGAGTTTACATACATCGGCCTGCTGGGAATGGGCTTCTTACTCATGTGGCTGGATGTCCTGTGCTCCCATAAAGAAATGCACGCACTAAAAATCAACGCCTATGCAGCAATTTGTACTGTTCTATCAGGTGAGGGTTTCCCTTAGTTAATACTATTttgtttcctccatttccttcaCATATAGCCTTAAATCATCTTCTTTTTACCCATTCACCCGGGTTTCCTggactttgttcttgttttccCTATTCTGTAGGTCTTCTTGGGATGGTAGCACATATGATGTACACCACAGTATTTCAGATGACAGTTATAGTTGGCCCTAAAGACTGGAGGCCTCAGTCCTGGGATTATGGCTGGTCATTTGCGTAAGTGGCTGCTGTTGACAGAATTAAAACATATGTTATTCAAGCATCTAAGATGCTCGTAGTATCCACAGTATAGAGTTTCTCTTGCCTTCTAACTTATCTTAATTCTCTTCCACAGCCTTGCATGGGTGTCCTTCAGTTGCTGCATGGGGGCAGCAGTGGTGACACTCAACTCTTACACAAAGACAATTATTGAGCTTCGGCGCAAACAGAGAATCCGCTTGGAGGAAGCAAGAGCCGCCACTCACGCGCCTTCCTATGATGAAGTAGTTCCGGGGGGTGGGCTCTACTCCGTCAGTGGCCTTTTGCACTGCCCAGATGGCATGATTGACGTGGCATGGGCTCCGAATGGCAGCGTGGTGGGAGTGGGAAATGGGGACGTACCAACACTGGTTTTAGTGGGAGGCTGTGGACCAGAAGGGTGCGAGGACTGTGAGAGAGAAAGGGATGAGATGGAGGAGGCCATGGAGAGAGTTGATTCACCTTGTTAGGGGTTCAGTTACACACATAAACTAAAAGAACAGAACAACTGAGAAGGAAAGACCACATAACTGAGATTAAAACAGACCCTGCTTTGTTTGGTCATGCACTTTGACTTCCTGTGAACTTGGGATGCACTCATCATGCTTAAAGGCACTCAAATCACTACATATCAAAATTTTAACACTATGATAGAGTCATAGTTCACACTTATATGCAAACTGCATGATTTTCTGAATATTTCTCTGTGCCTCATTGTAGAATAGTAACTGTATAGTTCAACATATGATATTATTCTgttaatattatatatttttttgcatgttaaCCTGCAGGACAACCTTATTCTCAACAATCTATTCATGTCATAATTGACATTTTCATAAATCTGATTTTAACATGCAACATTTGTCAagatcttttcttttgtttctctaATGACAAGTGTGTGGTAGATGCATAATTCAGATGCAATGCATGTGCACTAGAAGCTCCAGCAAACACACTTTCTCTGTGGAGAAGCACAGACAAACCCATAGAGATAAAAAGATTACAGAGATTTTGAAAAGTCTGCTCTCTCATGTTGAACAGAAGATTATGTGTAAACCAGTAATCCCGAGTTGGATGGAAAGAAGGAGGAACAGAGGGGAGAAATGTGAAGGGACAGAGAAGAGTAGGTTGTGGGAGGTCAGAATGGAAGTTGGAATACTGGCACGCACAACAACAGACTGTACACACAGTTTAGCATCTGCTCCATGAACTCATTTGGGAAACAATGGGTTTTTACTATGCTTTAAGTGTTGAACAAATAACTGGATAGGCACTGATTTATGAAGCTATAACATTTACCTTTCATATCTGTAGGTTACACTTGTGAGATAATCCTGGATTTTCTGTCAGGGATTAATACAATTGAAAATTTAAAgccaaaagcaacatttttgtcAGCCCAAATCATTATAGTTTGAAGCATATTTCTGGGTCAAAGAGGAATTAATGGGAAATATGAATAAGTAGATTTCCAAACAACAGATGTATGAGAAAACCTTTAATTTATCTTGAAGTGAATAAAGTACAACACTTGAGAGCTACAACCTCAGTCATGATATTTCAAAGtctattaaaaaagaaaaaagctataACAGTCTAACAATTTGTGGCGATACTTTTATAGTTtcctttaattattcatttatccTTTTACAAACTTTTTGACACGTCTAAAAGTTAACAACAAGACAATATTTATGCCaacataatatatttattttaacatgtgtATAGTTAGTCACTAAAAACTCTCTTTGGCTGTACACATCTTAAAACATGGATGTTTCACCGCTATTGGTCTCTAATAGAAATTCActaacaaaagtaaaacaaattaaaaagttactgaAAAGTTAGTCGCAACCAAAACACTGCAAGCATGAGTATTTACACATAGATGTAAGTGGATTAAAGTGGAGGGTTAAGGGAACATCTGaaggaaagagggaaaaaatacaaaggctatattttaataaaagacaaagGAAGTGTGGATACATATATCTGACTTCATTGTTTCAGTGGTTCATAGTGGATAAGACGCATTGCATTCTCATTTTCAATGACTCCTTTTATGAACTCTCCTTCAGCCAGTCGttctaagaaaaagaaaacagaaaggaatGTTAAACTATAGAAGAAATGGTGAATGAAATAAGCAAGAAAGGAAAATGAAGTAAAGAAAGGTTTTAACAAGGACTCTGAATCTGGTCTTATctaatttgtgtgtgcacagcaATATGCAGCTTAAATGTCATCTAAGGTTGCATGGCAAAtgcaatttatatatataataaatactaCATAACATAAGCTATATAAAAAGGGCAAATGAGACCAcagtggatttatttattcaatttttgtaaaagccaaaaaaagaggagaataCTAAATGTCTTCTTTCCAAGATGTTAGAACATTTGGTGGTGGTGagtagaaaagtagaaaaaaggaagattaaaaataaataaataaaaaatatatatatgtatatatatatatatatatatatatacttcaaAATTTTGGGCTTTTACGCTTGCAtaacatctatctatctatctatctatctatctatctatctatctatctatctatctatctatctatctatctatctatctatctatctatctatctatctatctatctatctatctattctgcagtctgcagaacaaaaacatacacagaAGTTTAATTGGGACGATAAATTATGATacctaaaagtaaaaataatgagCAATTCTTCACAATTTTCTCTAATATGTAATATGCCTCTTACCATTGTCTTTCTTATCAAAAAATGCCCACAGCTTGTTGGCTCTCTTCTCGGGTGTGTTCTCATCCTCTGGTAGCTTCTTTTGCTCCTCAGCTGGGATCAGCTTAAAAATGGCCTGAGAGAGAGGGTTGGACAGAATGAAGACAAAAGTGCGGCATTACTTCTTTCACTGAACAATTCTGAACAGCTGCttaaaacacagaggaaatGTGGGCAAGACAAAAGTATGTAACCTGTAAAACTTTGTCTTCTGAAGTTGAAGTGTTATAAATTTCTGACATTAACATGAAAAGTACAAGCCACAACTTTTTCCTGTAAACCTTACTTCTGCCATAGGTCAGTGTACTTTGTGAAGTTTAGCTGGACATAAGCAACTTGCCTACAGTTAAGTCAACAATCAGTAATCCCCTCCTGCTAACTGATAACCCTGCCAAAGtgctaaacattttaaacagaatttCTGAGAAAAATTTTAAGACATTTGTGTCCTTTTATCTTTAGAGATTGTCAGTCTGAAATGCGTCACTTAAAATCCAGCTGGTTGAAAATTACTAAATGACTGTACACTTCAGGTTCAGGCCTTTAAGTGTGTGTCCCGCTTAGAGAGGAAGCACTTATCTCCCACATTTAAGACACATAGATTAACATGGATTAGTGCCAAGACTCAGGCCACAGGCCAAACACCGAGATGTCATGTCTTCTCTCCTTCCAATCTTGCCTTCTCTGATCTTGTGGCTTGTATAGTTTAAATTGTGAGATTGTAGACATGGTGACCTATAGATCACCTTGTTATGTGATATCTATCGACACAAAAATGCTGTGAGGTTATGGTCAgttataaacacaaaacaaagccGTGTCAAGTAGCCCTGTATATGTTGATTATTAGTCTGCCCATTCAGTGTctccctcctttttctttccacacATAGAACAagtcaaatgttttttgtttttttgttttttttaaattgggaATGGAGCTTCCTTTTTGACCTGAAAAAGAAACCTGTTGCTTATGTGTGAATCTGTTTCAAGTTTATGGCTGTGTAAGTATGAAAATGCAACTATTTTATGCGGTGAATGTAAACAGAATGCTTTTGGACTCTGTCCAGTTGGCCAGGAAATAAATCCCATTACAATTCAAGCTGGATTCTCCGCTGATCTTCCTAAACCTCTTACAAATCTTTATCATTTGTCTTAAAACGGAATATAGGGACCTTTGCAACCTTAATCAAACTGATTATATGAAAACAATGGATGATCTTTCTCAGAGTACCGTATACACGCCTAAAGCTCATGGGTGAAAAAAACTCACATGGATTAGACTCAGGATGACTGTTAGATACTCTTACAGGTGGAGTTCAAGCCTGGCCTTACTAAAGAATATGACTGCCTATGCTGTCTGAGTGCTAAACCTATAATCACAGAGATTATCAGGAGGTCAAATAGAAAGGCTAATTGAACTGACAATCACGACTAAGATCTACATACCAGGTAAGGGATCGTCAATTTCCACATAGCAGCACCATAGTTATAGTGGACTGAACAGAGGACAGCCAAATAAGTAGCTGTAGCTTCCCGTGTAACCAAAAATAAACCTCATAACCTTCACATTATTTAAACACAAGACTGTTGTGTTGGATTACATTACATCTAACACAGCAGCTTTTTAAACCtggttatattttcttttcacttaAAACCTGAAACCATTTCTTTATTACATAAGCAAGAAGATATTCTGATGTGATTCATTTGGATACATAACTATTATATTTCGAGATACTTTGTCCTGGTTGGAGTACCTTTAGGGTGACAACTGTTTGAACACTAAAACTATCTAATAGTAACTTGTAAGAGAACAATATAAAGCTTAAATCAGGGAAACACTTAACCTATTTCTGAAAAGGGTGATTATTAAATTAGACTTACAATCACATGTCTGACTAGTAACAACTTCTCATCTTTTAACTTGTATCACTACCAAACCACCCTTACTTGGCAGATCTCTTTCACTTCTGTCTTGTTGATGTATCCATTCTTATCTACATCAAACAGCGAGAAGGCCCATTCCAGTTTCCGGGTAGTCTTCCCAGTGGAGGTCATGTGCAGTGCAATGATGTACTCCTTGAAGTCCAACGTGTTGTCATCGTTGGTGTCAAAGGAGCGAAACACATGTCGTGCATAGCTCTTGGCATCAGCTTCAGGGAAGAAGCGGGTGTAGATCTCCTCAAACTCTTCTGGTGTGATGCGTCCTGTGGGACACTGCTTCTGAAAGTTCTCATACCACTGGCAGATTTCAGTCTCGGTAAATTTGGTGCTAAGCTTCAGGTCCTCCAGGATCTCCTTTGATATTGCGCTGCTGGTGGTATTTCCCATGGCAGTTGTTCTTCTTGTCTCAGTAACCTGTTAAATTCCCTGGCAAGTATTTGCCACCTCAACCCTTCAGATGCTTTCTTTTACTGTACTAAATGATTATCCTCTCTGTCCAAAATATAGTTTTGCTTCTTCTTTTGATCAAGATGCTGTTAAAAGAAATGTGATATGTCACTTGTCTCTAACGAAAGCTTGAAATTATCAACAAGTGCTAAGTGAATATTATGATGACTTCATAAGAAATCTTACCGGTGTGTTGAGTGGGCAGATGAAGAACTGAAAGTCTGTCTTGACTGTTACACAGAGACAGATAAGGTGGACAGTGGGAAACACCCTTACGGGAGGTGACTGGGTTAATTCTGTTAATGCGGGATTTAAGGTGGATGAGTGTTTGACTAAAATGAACCTGCAATCCTAATTTCCTCTGTTAGGTCTGGAAGTCTAGAAAGATCTGCAGTATGTGTGTGAAATATGAAATTCCAAACATAATGGAGATTTCACCATCTGCAGTATAAATTATCATTAAAAGATTGAGAGAATCATGGGAATGAATGGACGTGGATAAGGGTGAAAACCAATACTGAATGGCAGTGATATGACAAGCAAAAAACTTGCAGAAACAAAATCTGGAAACACTGGTGGGCATTTAAGATGGACTGAGATGAGGTGGAAAACAACCATAcggtcaaataaataaaaaactcttCATGGAAACATGGATACTGGGTCCTTTGGATAGAACAAGAGAGGAATCATCCAGTTTATCAACAGAGTTAAAAAACCAGCATCTGTGATGATATGATGGTGCATTAAAGCATGAGGGTCATATCTGTGAATACCCCTTTATtgtaaacaataataaaataacaatatgtGCCAAAAACGCAACGCATGCTGCCATTAGGGCAGCATATTTTTAAGAGAAAAGTACTTTGGTTATTTGAGTAAAAACAATGCATAACgacatcttttcttcttttttttttataatagcACGACTCTGCAGTAAAAATCCAGATGCTAAACTGGGCTTCTTCAGTTCAGACTTGTCACTCTCTGAAGACATTTACTGAACTGTTGAACTGTTCAATAGCCAAAATCCCGAAGGGATAattgatccattttattttatctagcAAAAGATGATACATCAAACAAGCATGTTGAAACATTTACTTGCAAAGCTCTCATTTGTCTCCTCAAATACtgcaattttatatatatataaagtctcaatttaatataattatatgaataatataaaatttaaaataaggtTTGGATGACTAGCAAAtccttgtatttattttgctcttttaACACAGTTCACCATGTCCCAACACTAGTGCAATAAAACACCTTCTTGAAACCAAGACGTACTGGAGTGCCACAA
Encoded here:
- the si:ch211-149k23.9 gene encoding germ cell-specific gene 1-like protein; translation: MLEHMSRRSRSLLSLTLTTLALTLSILALCTSYWCEGTHKVVKPLCLSPVKMKNCGQNNSEPYTTESPTQNPFNRTLSPARREELAKIRQRQLANAVHYIWETGEDKFAFRYFHTGFWESCEKQNDGEVCRSFIDLTPGETQGVLWLSVISEFTYIGLLGMGFLLMWLDVLCSHKEMHALKINAYAAICTVLSGLLGMVAHMMYTTVFQMTVIVGPKDWRPQSWDYGWSFALAWVSFSCCMGAAVVTLNSYTKTIIELRRKQRIRLEEARAATHAPSYDEVVPGGGLYSVSGLLHCPDGMIDVAWAPNGSVVGVGNGDVPTLVLVGGCGPEGCEDCERERDEMEEAMERVDSPC
- the rcvrn2 gene encoding recoverin 2, encoding MGNTTSSAISKEILEDLKLSTKFTETEICQWYENFQKQCPTGRITPEEFEEIYTRFFPEADAKSYARHVFRSFDTNDDNTLDFKEYIIALHMTSTGKTTRKLEWAFSLFDVDKNGYINKTEVKEICQAIFKLIPAEEQKKLPEDENTPEKRANKLWAFFDKKDNERLAEGEFIKGVIENENAMRLIHYEPLKQ